The Legionella cincinnatiensis genome includes a region encoding these proteins:
- a CDS encoding PhoH family protein, translated as MIHNVHHVKLCRKSIAARNDKQANFLDAIDRFAVTFAVGPAGTGKTYLAVSKAIQCFEKGEVHRLIFVRPAVEAGEKLGFLPGDLVEKVLPYLRPIYDALYEMIGFKETQKLIQTDTIEVLPLAFMRGRTLNESFIILDEAQNTTIMQMKMFLTRIGFGSKAVITGDMTQVDLPKGIDSGLAHAVGLFKKIPEISIHTFTSREVVRHPLVSKIVDCYDHASAGKTK; from the coding sequence GTTATGCCGTAAATCAATTGCTGCACGAAATGACAAACAAGCTAATTTTCTTGATGCAATTGATCGTTTTGCAGTAACTTTTGCAGTTGGCCCTGCAGGCACTGGAAAAACTTACTTAGCGGTTTCTAAAGCGATACAATGTTTTGAAAAAGGTGAGGTACATCGGTTGATTTTTGTAAGACCCGCAGTAGAAGCTGGTGAAAAGTTAGGTTTTCTACCAGGAGATTTAGTGGAAAAAGTGCTTCCTTATTTAAGACCTATTTATGATGCCTTATATGAAATGATTGGTTTTAAAGAAACCCAAAAATTAATTCAAACCGATACTATTGAGGTTTTACCTTTAGCATTCATGCGTGGACGTACTCTTAACGAATCATTTATTATTCTTGATGAAGCCCAAAATACTACCATCATGCAAATGAAAATGTTTTTAACTCGCATAGGTTTTGGTTCAAAAGCAGTCATAACCGGGGATATGACCCAAGTAGATTTACCCAAAGGTATTGATTCTGGGCTTGCTCATGCAGTAGGATTATTCAAAAAAATACCTGAAATCAGTATTCATACTTTCACGAGTCGGGAGGTTGTCCGACATCCGTTAGTCTCTAAAATTGTTGATTGCTATGACCATGCATCAGCCGGAAAAACTAAATGA
- the ybeY gene encoding rRNA maturation RNase YbeY — translation MNYYIDIQNATAESLPINEDQLTHWALLTLRDYKKETELTIRLVTPEEMTQLNHTYRKQNKTTNVLAFPCTLPPEVQLEYSLLGDVIICPQVLSEESKQLNKTLESHWALIVIHGILHLLGYDHIKDDDAAIMQSIEIKLLTELGFANPYDAEGNQLE, via the coding sequence ATGAATTATTACATCGATATACAAAATGCAACTGCTGAATCTCTTCCTATCAATGAAGACCAATTAACCCACTGGGCCTTACTCACTTTGAGAGATTACAAAAAAGAAACAGAGCTCACGATTCGACTAGTTACCCCAGAAGAAATGACCCAGTTAAATCATACATACAGAAAACAAAATAAAACGACTAATGTATTAGCATTTCCCTGTACCTTACCTCCAGAGGTACAATTAGAATATTCTCTTTTAGGGGATGTTATTATTTGTCCACAGGTATTATCTGAGGAGAGTAAGCAACTTAATAAAACTTTAGAATCACATTGGGCTTTAATCGTAATTCATGGAATACTGCATTTATTAGGCTATGATCATATTAAGGATGATGATGCAGCCATTATGCAATCTATTGAAATTAAATTGTTAACTGAGCTTGGCTTTGCTAATCCTTATGACGCAGAGGGTAATCAACTTGAATAA